A part of Miscanthus floridulus cultivar M001 chromosome 6, ASM1932011v1, whole genome shotgun sequence genomic DNA contains:
- the LOC136461840 gene encoding 16.9 kDa class I heat shock protein 1-like, translated as MSLVRRSNVFDPFSMDLWDPFDNMFRSIVPSASSSDSGTDAFANARIDWKETPEAHVFKADLPGVKKEEVKVEVEDGNVLVISGQRSREEEDKNDKWHRVERSSGQFTRRFRLPEDAKTEEVKAALENGVLTVTVPKAEVKKPEVKSIQVSG; from the coding sequence ATGTCGCTCGTGAGGCGCAGCAACGTGTTCGACCCCTTCTCCATGGACCTCTGGGACCCCTTTGACAACATGTTCCGCTCCATCGTCCCGTCTGCCTCCTCCTCCGACTCCGGGACCGACGCCTTCGCCAACGCCCGCATCGACTGGAAGGAGACGCCCGAGGCGCACGTGTTCAAGGCCGACCTCCCCGGCGTGAAGAAGGAGGAGGtcaaggtggaggtggaggacggcAACGTGCTGGTCATCAGCGGCCAGCGCAGcagggaggaggaggacaagAACGACAAGTGGCACCGCGTGGAGCGCAGCAGCGGCCAGTTCACGAGGCGCTTCCGCCTGCCGGAGGACGCCAAGACGGAGGAGGTGAAGGCCGCGCTGGAGAATGGCGTGCTCACGGTTACCGTGCCCAAGGCCGAGGTCAAGAAGCCCGAGGTGAAGAGCATCCAGGTCTCCGGTTGA
- the LOC136461842 gene encoding 16.9 kDa class I heat shock protein 1-like — protein sequence MSLVRRSNVFDPFSLDLWDPFDNMFRSIVPSASTDSETAAFANARIDWKETPEAHVFKADLPGVKKEEVKVEVEDGNVLVISGQRSKEKEDKNDKWHRVERSSGQFLRRFRLPENAKVDQVKAGLEHGVLTVTVPKAEDKKPEVKAIEISG from the coding sequence ATGTCTCTGGTGAGGCGCAGCAACGTGTTCGACCCCTTCTCCCTCGACCTCTGGGATCCCTTCGACAACATGTTCCGCTCCATCGTGCCGTCGGCCTCCACCGACTCCGAGACCGCCGCGTTCGCCAACGCCCGCATCGACTGGAAGGAGACGCCCGAGGCGCACGTGTTCAAGGCCGACCTCCCCGGCGTCAAGAAGGAGGAGGTCAAGGTCGAGGTGGAGGACGGCAACGTGCTGGTCATCAGCGGCCAGCGCAGCAAGGAGAAGGAGGACAAGAACGACAAGTGGCACCGCGTGGAGCGCAGCAGCGGCCAGTTCCTCAGGCGCTTCCGCCTGCCGGAGAACGCCAAGGTGGATCAGGTCAAGGCTGGCCTGGAGCACGGCGTGCTCACGGTCACTGTCCCCAAGGCGGAGGACAAGAAGCCTGAGGTGAAGGCTATCGAGATCTCTGGTTAA
- the LOC136461843 gene encoding 16.9 kDa class I heat shock protein 3, giving the protein MSLVRRSNVFDPFADFWDPFDGVFRSLVPSVASSGRDTAAFANARIDWKETPQAHVFKADLPGVKKEEVKVEVEDGNVLVISGERSKEKEDKNDKWHRVERSSGKFLRRFRLPENAKTDQVNAGLENGVLTVTVPKAEVKKPEVKTIEISG; this is encoded by the coding sequence ATGTCGCTCGTGAGGCGCAGCAACGTCTTCGACCCCTTCGCCGACTTCTGGGACCCCTTCGACGGCGTCTTCCGCTCCCTCGTCCcgtctgtcgcctcgtcgggCCGCGACACCGCCGCCTTCGCCAACGCGCGCATCGACTGGAAGGAGACGCCCCAGGCGCACGTGTTCAAGGCCGACCTCCCCGGCGTCAAGAAGGAGGAGGtcaaggtggaggtggaggacggcAACGTGCTCGTCATCAGCGGCGAGCGCAGCAAGGAGAAAGAGGACAAGAACGACAAGTGGCACCGCGTCGAGCGCAGCAGCGGCAAGTTCCTGCGCCGGTTCCGCCTGCCGGAGAACGCCAAGACGGACCAGGTGAACGCCGGCCTCGAAAACGGCGTGCTTACCGTCACCGTGCCCAAGGCCGAGGTCAAGAAACCTGAGGTGAAGACCATTGAGATTTCTGGTTAA